The Benincasa hispida cultivar B227 chromosome 11, ASM972705v1, whole genome shotgun sequence genome has a segment encoding these proteins:
- the LOC120090162 gene encoding DNA-directed RNA polymerases II, IV and V subunit 11 yields the protein MNAPDRYERFVVPEGTKKVSYERDTKIINAASFTIEREEHTIGNILRMQLHRDENVLFAGYKLPHPLQYKIIVRIHTTSQSSPMQAYNQAINDLDKELDHLKNAFEAEFAKFSRDY from the exons ATGAATGCCCCCGACCGATACGAGCGCTTCGTTGTCCCAGAGGGTACCAAAAA GGTCTCATACGAGAGagacacaaaaatcataaatgcGGCGTCGTTTACAATTGAAAGAGAGGAACATACCATTGGAAACATCTTGCGCAT GCAGCTGCACAGAGATGAAAATGTGTTGTTTGCTGGATATAAGCTTCCTCATCCTTTGCAGTATAAAATCATTGTCCGG ATCCATACTACTAGCCAATCGTCACCAATGCAAGCATATAATCAAGCCATCAATGATTTAGACAAGGAGCTTGATCATTTGAAAAATGCATTTGAG GCCGAGTTTGCGAAGTTCTCAAGGGACTATTGA